From one Coffea eugenioides isolate CCC68of chromosome 11, Ceug_1.0, whole genome shotgun sequence genomic stretch:
- the LOC113752209 gene encoding uncharacterized protein LOC113752209, which produces MATAINRLESQIFEKLPSQSETNPKNVNAMTLRSGKEVKGPKAMNLKSKSKNEIEKKIEEGHIRGDPEVTVTPSIAIKSNLPPFPCRLEKTKKAEKEKEILDVFCKVKINIPSLDAIKQVPKYAKFLKNLYTHKRKLRGDERVVVGENVSAILQRKLPPKYGDLDIFTISCKIKNTPIRKAMLDLGASINVMPKTIYTSLNLGPLKETAIIIQLTDRTNAYSEGLVEDVLVQVNELVFLTDLYILDMGDEKLINPSPILLGRPFFSTARTKIDVNEGTLSMEFDGETVNLNIFETMKYPEESNSIFVLSVIESLVHETFELDGEDTFEVALTKYLELGVTLNVDIRDKLYRAVEALHSLPTIPLRYELTSLFVPETQTKLLPSVVQAPELEFKPLPRHMKYAFLGDRETLSLIISAYLSPSQEDRLVRVLKDHKEAIGWSITNIKGISLSLCMHRTRIEDDAKPERQAQRRLNPLIM; this is translated from the coding sequence atggcAACTGCAATTAATCGCTTGGAGtcccaaatttttgaaaaattgccaTCGCAATCCGAGACAAACCCCAAAAATGTGAATGCCATGACactgaggagtggcaaggaagtgAAGGGGCCCAAGGCTATGAACCTGAAGAGTAAAAGTAAAAATGAGATCGAAAAGAAGATTGAAGAAGGACACATTCGTGGAGATCCCGAGGTAACTGTTACTCCATCAATAGCCATTAAATCTAATTTACCTCCTTTTCCATGCAGGTTAGAGAAGACAAAGAAGGcggagaaagagaaagagatcCTGGACGTATTCTGTAAAGTGAAAATCAACATCCCCTCACTGGATGCAATTAAACAAGTACCAAAGTACGCAAAATTTCTTAAGAATTTATACACCCATAAGAGGAAGTTGAGAGGGGATGAAAGAGTAGTGGTGGGAGAAAACGTATCGGCCATACTTCAAAGAAAGCTCCCACCCAAGTATGGAGATCTAGATATATTCACGATCTCttgcaaaataaaaaatacaccAATTAGGAAAGCAATGTTAGATTTAGGGGCATCAATCAACGTAATGCCAAAAACCATTTATACTTCTCTGAATCTTGGGCCACTGAAAGAAACAGCCATCATAATCCAACTAACTGACCGCACCAATGCTTATTCAGAGGGGCTAGTGGAAGATGTCTTGGTTCAGGTAAATGAGTTAGTTTTCCTAACAGATTTGTATATTCTAGATATGGGAGATGAGAAGTTGATAAATCCGTCACCTATTCTGTTAGGTAGACCGTTTTTTAGCACTGCTAGGACTAAAATAGATGTGAATGAGGGTACTTTATCAATGGAGTTTGATGGTGAAACTGTAAATTTGAATATATTTGAGACGATGAAATATCCAGAGGAATCTAACTCAATCTTTGTTTTGAGTGTTATTGAGTCCCTTGTACATGAAACTTTCGAATTGGATGGTGAAGACACATTTGAAGTGGCCTTGACCAAATATCTTGAATTGGGAGTAACCCTTAATGTGGACATAAGGGATAAGTTGTACCGTGCAGTTGAAGCATTACATTCACTTCCAACCATTCCTCTAAGGTATGAGCTTACTTCTTTGTTTGTGCCAGAAACTCAGACAAAGCTGTTGCCTTCAGTTGTGCAGGCACCGGAATTAGAGTTTAAACCTCTCCCGAGACATATGAAGTACGCGTTCCTGGGAGACCGAGAAACACTTTCGCTAATCATTTCTGCATACTTATCTCCAAGCCAAGAGGACAGACTAGTGCGAGTCCTTAAGGATCATAAGGAGGCAATTGGGTGGAGCATAACAAATATCAAAGGAATAAGCTTGTCCTTATGCATGCACCGGACACGGATCGAGGATGATGCGAAGCCGGAAAGACAGGCGCAGCGGAGGTTGAATCCACTAATTATGTAA